attttatatcatatcaattttaataaaactgtatGTTTAAGGTTATTCCGAAAATCCAATCGGCAAAAATTACAGGTAATGGAGTAAAAATATCACaagatatcaaaaataaaaagaatgcAGTGTAAAAGGCTGTTCCTGCCGGTAggtaatatcaattaatagttaatacattatattattgataatatggtgtaaattgtttttaataattaaatatgtcgtctatatacattataatacttaaaaagataaaaattacagtacattagaaatgttatttaaatcaatcaaaacaataaatatctaacattattgttatctgaattactattatacagtaggtataattaatataaattatacctatgatTATGTATAACACATAAGATCATAGGCGTGTTCAGACTTTGGTGGCCGAAGGGGCacaacaaatttttaagtaatgatacctattttttttttttagacatgaagaaacattcattttttatgttacaagATTTACAACGTtaggaatattttttactataaatacgtaactaaaaaaattacaattaatcaaaatatataggtcCTGCAGGGTACACACCACACGACTTTTCTTATCTTAGCATGATTTTGTTGGAGGCCATGGGCGCCCATTGGGGAGGGCAAGATAGGGCCTTGCCTCCcctggataaaaaatattatgaacttgtagctcaataattaatattaccataatattattattatctttattatcttacagttaagaatttttttattttgaccccccCTAAAATGTTACCTATGGGCTATGGGCGCCCATGTTGGAGGCACAGTCTGCCGAAGGGAACAGTGCCCACCCGGCCCCTCACGTAAACACGTCTATGCATaggataaaatgttttaatttaaaacaataaaatcctCTGATTCAAAATCTATATAGTATCTGGTAAGAGGTAATCTTCAAAGACATCTAAAACAGAAGTGTCATGAAGATAAACTATATACtagaaatatgtaaaaaataagtgtTATTAATGGGTTACgctttcgtcaaaattatttttcatattttatttttataatatattttatatataattatatagtataatgtatcaaatgatataaatcgtaggtacttgtatttatttattttttaataaaaaaagtttaaacataaaagtagttacaaattaaattgaattaggAATTCCGAAAAGTGCCCATCTcgaatttttaccaaaatagattaaaattattttatgtttaaattgtttaacttacgcaaaagcatttttaaaataccatcTGTTATCTtttgttaacataatatgacacATTTGTatctacttttttaaaatatatattatcaaggtCCAAGGATAAGATATTTACGAATTTTCTGATAAAccgtcatatttatattatattatgtaggtaatataaactCCAATTGacttttaatatatctattatgaattatgaaatataaaataataggtaatagtatacaaaattagttacttcttataattaaaccattttaatacataagttACATAACTAGGAAAACTAAGTTAATTCAATCTTAAGTTGcagtaattttacaaataagttttaatctGCACTTATAGCCGATGCCTGCTTATTTCGGAAAGAGCTGAAATTTAGCGGAGTCAGTAAATTTCGACccaggtatattttaaaagtacgtAAATCGAGGCCTGGAGTATTCCGATCTCCAATCGGCTGTACTATTTAaagataagtattaatattatctttaatattgaTCAATGCGATCTATTGCATAGTTAAAAcgtcaagtatttttttttttttaatttaatgataataatatttgtatagataattttaaagatcTCAATCATTTACAAATTTCGGAACCAATAATAAATCGACAGAAActtaacaacaatttaaaaagaaaagccTTATACGTAATTTacgtatgaataaaaaatatttaggtaggcatatacaaaaatatacccaGGCCACAATTtacgtatgtataaaatatacccgTAAATCGCaatttacacaaaaaatttgaaatgaagCGCAATTTACAGCGAACCAAATTTAGAACTTCTATAACAGgttcataataatactgaAGGTAATAAATGTACGATTAGAAACTTACATAATTTAGAAACTATTTTTGAACccgttcaattaattttatttcaatctgAAAATAAGAGTTCCATATTATCGAgtcataattaaaagtaaatcatACGGAGGGTTATCAAAACATGGTATtggattgaaattattaatgtgtCATCGTAAAAGTCCAAGAAGTCATACAactgaaatattatctatgttataAATCTAGTGAATAGTGATGGAgtatataataagattattaaataatttatctcgAAGATTAGATGTATAGGTgaggtaataattaaaatcgacAAAATTCCGTGACCTAGAGaagaatataacttaaaacttaatactCATATTCCACCAAAACTATGTATCTTATatctgtgtatataatatagcaaagtttatattatcataatataatatgttgtgacTAGAGGttagatttttatgattttacatatttgtttttagtgcATGCAGTTAAATGagagtaaaatatacttacaatttatgaAACCAATAATTCaaagaaacaattttattttgcataaaaatcatataaggGTTAAAGGATATTCAATACGTTAgagaatatttgaaaatgaaaaacaatatttttgttacgtattatttttttatactatttatacaccaattaattgttattgtaaacaaaataaaataaattcaaacattttaaattgttattgtaaactaaaataattaaataaatttaaactgaataatttatttttatttttttacagaatattaaaagaatatattattaattacctatttttgcaatgacataaaaacattaaacttaaaagattttaaaagagTATAAAACCGACCTCTAATTAAGACAGATATATTATGACTATCGCCACAATATatgattcataaattataaataaccttGAGGCGGTCTCGACATTGGAGGAcccattcaaatatttttacaaacaagaaaaaaacacTCATGTCGATTTACCCAATTTACATACCCAATgtaatcaaatatcaataaattaacaaaatcgttatttatagataaccgATTTTCCTCCCAAGTCCGCGTCGACGGATTTTAATcggtacacacatattatataatgcgatataataatacctggtatgaaatattttggtaCCTACGTCCGTTTTTTGGacacataacaataaataatctcatcatctaataatattgtacaactaTAGTATAAATGATTGGTATTATTCTCGTATGGAATAATATTCACGCAATTGGTTCGAGGACAGCGGCACGGTCACGCGCGGTACATAGATAGGTTACCGTCATATAGATACAATTGGCTTAACCACGATGGATGGGGAGAGCATATAGGTATCAAACTCCCTTCCCCTAAATCGCTAGTATATATGGCATacctattttgtatatttaagtacctatataggtacatataatatttataaacttttaatcatCTGATAAATCCCGATTATAggtgtaagaaaaataataaagtaataatagtgGCTAGaatcgtcataatattattgttctaaatttgAGTATGGCGATATAATAGCACCACCTACCTAATggttaataagtacctacctaaatacgAGCGAAACAAAACGTTGTTTTTGAGATaccacatttgaaaaaaacctATACTCAGGTATTTTCATTGCCCCCTTCCCCTGTAATCCGAAAACTATAATTACGATGctgaactattataatagttgaaaCTATACATAGGAAGTTAGTAGTTACCAACGCGTTAGAGCAGGTAcgcaatataacatattttgatattataatatattcgacgATCGCGATACGGTTTTTTACGAACGCATCCGGTGCCATTGTACTTTCGTGgggtttttatttcgtttgatTCAACAGTGcgtagttgttattattattatattataatataattacctcCGCGCCCGACCGCCTCGACTATTACGGTCGCGGTTTATTCGCGGTAGTAGCgcgaatgaataatataatattatgtagtattaaaTGGACGAACCGACGCAGAGACGATCGACCATGATGACGTCCTTAGCGAGTCAATTATTAAACTCGTTTTCGTAGTTCATACTACAACACGTGTACACATCATTACAACAATGCACTgcaacaatattgtaatgttatatattaatattattatcgtttaaagTCCCGGAAGACTGCACAGATGATATGACTACGTACcgaatcaaatttatttcgtTTCGCGACAAAATATCGACGACAACAAGATAATCgcataaataggtaggtacctaacagataatttacctaaatttattattaatagtagcCTTTAGGTATTAAGCTTTTCGTCCAACAGACGATACTCCATACTTAACCTAACGATAAGTCCTATAGTCctatgattttaaatgtatatctttattcatttatttttgccGGTCGCCCGCTGAGGTGTAAAAGAACTATAAAATCGGCAGACGCGGGTGGTCAGTGtcgacaatatattttatactatcgtCAGGCGATGATCGGCTTCGTTTTCTTACtcctttattattatctacaacGACAACACTTGACAAGGGTGATAACGCGAGAAACTGATAAGGCACGGGCGCCccaagataatataatataaaaaaaatatagttgctACTCGCTACTGGCTGTCAGTTGACTGGAACTACAGTGACCTGAACGCCGGCCGTGCGATTGTCGTCCGCTGGcaaaaaacgatttataattcaaatataagttTATCGTTAAGACTTGCGAGGGTTTGATCCGATCCAAGTCTCTGTTTACTTGGATTTTTCACTCGAATCCTCCAATGACGACTTGTCAACAGCTCCGCGGACGACGGTCGCGTGACATCTCCCGTTTTCCTACATGGTGATGATTATCCAGGTAAAATGAATTGATATTTCTTTTCACTCGTCTGTTGGAAATGAGTAGGTCTACGGCTTATGTTTATTAGGGCACAAACGATGATAATCTGGTGACACATTACGTTAGGTGATGGTAGAAGTTCATTGCATATTATGTTCCACGTTTAGcctaattaaatatgaattaatatcaGGCAtgtctttaattaatattcgaataaattatatcattctaCTAAGTGTAAGGTGTTGATATTATTAGTCAGAAATCCATAGTATGACTGTTTTCTAATGGTAAAGTGAAGGTATAtttctttcatatttttttataatatttattcatgtagttttgagtatttatgaattataaactttatttctAACTATAAACACTTGCTTAGATATttgaacaaaatgtttaaaatactttcactattagatttttgttaatatttataaataaatatgtaggtaggtacttgtacctaaaatatttttatcatatcaaaattatttattatttatttaataatattaccaacaACAAGctcaattaaatcattattagataaattttatgtCTATGATTAcgtataattaaagaaaacttgattaatataaaactataaataatagtaaacagACTTAATAAAACCAATGAGTACATAACTAAACGCTTACAATTTGTTtgtttggtataatatttataaacttttttcattttatttgtatgattattaCAAACCTATTATCATAAagataattacattaaactaatttactaaaaaatcttTCATATTTACTATCGATAATTAATTCTAACtcttaattcattattattaaatatttttcagaatcAGTAATCATTAAAACATGAGACAGCAGGGATGGCTGCGCATTTTGGCGTTTTTAGCATTTTCGTGGGTAGCGTTTCTTTTGGTGACAGTCAAGCTTGTTAGACAACAAGATACATCCGATACAGATTCATCTCAAAGACTGGCCAGAGCTCTTCGAGAACTTGATAAGTTGCATAAAAGCAATGCTGAGCTCAATGCTTTAGTATTGGACTTGAATTACaagtaattaactattattttcataattatacaataactattttaaagaatatttgcTTGCAtagcataattaatttaaatgttttaactgacattgttttatttttgttttttttattttagtaagtatatttaaatttaatttgaatagttgccaataattatgataatattttacagtatattatttaatatacttatttatagtttaactattttttctcAGATTCAATATGCTATTATCAAAAAGTAACCtcaagtttttgttttttttttttagtcctAGAATAGATAATAAGAAAATTCTTTTGTCATATTTCCAAAATTCCAAAGGTGGACTAAATGGTCCATCTGAAGAATATGAACTTTCACGTCGccgtatattttcaaatactaaaGAACTTTGGTATTATGTCAACTCTGAATTACAATCATTAGTCAAAGAAGGTGATGGTGTCAAAGTAGaacacatttcaaaaataaaagatattgtTGGTGAACACTATAGATCTTTATTAAAAGATGTAACAAGTTTGGCTGATGTCGATGGTCATGCCTTATGGAGACAACAGGAATCTGAAAATTTAAGCAATTTAGttcaaaaaagattaaaacatttacaaaacCCTTCAGATTGTGCCAAAGCAAGAAAACTTGTATGTGACTTAAATAAGGTTTGTCATTTTAAGTtctttgttcttttttttttttttttatgaaattaaataatttatattatatttatagggcTGTGGATATGGTTGTCAACTGCATCATgtcgtttattgttttattgttgctTATGCGACAGAAAGAACATTAATTTTGAGATCTAAAGGTTGGAGGTATTCCAAAGGAGGATGGCAAGATGTATTTTTACCATTAAGTGATACGTGTCTTTTACCAAATGGAGAAACAACTAATCGGTGGccaggtatttaataattataattatttaaattgtctgttaacttaacttaaggtattttaatattatacattttaggtCATCGAAATACTCAAGTTATCACTCTACCTATAATTGATTCAATCAACCCAAGACCTCCATTCCTTCCACTTGCATTACCTGAAGACTTAGCCCCaagattaaatgtattacatgGAGATCCTGTAGTTTGGTGGATAGGCCAATTTCTTAAGTATATGCTCCGACCACAACCAGCTACTAGTAATAAACTAGATGAATATgccaaaaaagttaaattccAAAAACCAATTGTTgggtaattgtttattttatttttaaattagttattataaactcatatattatagttgttatttataactgtTTTGCATAGAGTTCACATTAGAAGAACCGACAAAGTTGGTACTGAAGCTGCATTCCATAAACTAGATGAGTATATGGTCCACGTCGAAcagtattacaaatataaagaaCTAACTGATAAAATCGACAAAAAAAGAGTTTATTTAGCTACAGATgaaccaaaattattttctgaagCTAAACGCAAGTgtgttaaatactaaaatttgtgTGTTAATAATCATctgcataattaatttttatatactctaGGTATCCAGAGTATGAAATAGTTGGTGATGAAGACATTTCTAAAACTGCATCAATCAGTAAACGCTATTCTGATCAATCACTAAGTGGTATCATAACtgacatacattttttgtctCTTAGTGACTACTTAGTATGTACTTTTTCATCACAGGTAATGGACTgagtagattttatttattaaattgattttaaattatattcctaTCATTTACAGGTATGTCGAGTAGCCTATGAAATAATGAACAGTCTTCATCCTGATGCATCAACTCTGTATACATCTTTAGAcgacatatattattacggtGGTCAAAAACGCAGACTTCATGTAGCCGTAT
The DNA window shown above is from Aphis gossypii isolate Hap1 chromosome 2, ASM2018417v2, whole genome shotgun sequence and carries:
- the LOC114124031 gene encoding alpha-(1,6)-fucosyltransferase isoform X1; this encodes MRQQGWLRILAFLAFSWVAFLLVTVKLVRQQDTSDTDSSQRLARALRELDKLHKSNAELNALVLDLNYNPRIDNKKILLSYFQNSKGGLNGPSEEYELSRRRIFSNTKELWYYVNSELQSLVKEGDGVKVEHISKIKDIVGEHYRSLLKDVTSLADVDGHALWRQQESENLSNLVQKRLKHLQNPSDCAKARKLVCDLNKGCGYGCQLHHVVYCFIVAYATERTLILRSKGWRYSKGGWQDVFLPLSDTCLLPNGETTNRWPGHRNTQVITLPIIDSINPRPPFLPLALPEDLAPRLNVLHGDPVVWWIGQFLKYMLRPQPATSNKLDEYAKKVKFQKPIVGVHIRRTDKVGTEAAFHKLDEYMVHVEQYYKYKELTDKIDKKRVYLATDEPKLFSEAKRKYPEYEIVGDEDISKTASISKRYSDQSLSGIITDIHFLSLSDYLVCTFSSQVCRVAYEIMNSLHPDASTLYTSLDDIYYYGGQKRRLHVAVLPHKANGPHEMNLLVGDEIAVAGNHWDGYSKGTNLRTKESGLYPTFKVSPKIETAPFASYPDVTLSTNELQEQKSLLNTVQCYKS
- the LOC114124031 gene encoding alpha-(1,6)-fucosyltransferase isoform X2, yielding MRQQGWLRILAFLAFSWVAFLLVTVKLVRQQDTSDTDSSQRLARALRELDKLHKSNAELNALVLDLNYNPRIDNKKILLSYFQNSKGGLNGPSEEYELSRRRIFSNTKELWYYVNSELQSLVKEGDGVKVEHISKIKDIVGEHYRSLLKDVTSLADVDGHALWRQQESENLSNLVQKRLKHLQNPSDCAKARKLVCDLNKGCGYGCQLHHVVYCFIVAYATERTLILRSKGWRYSKGGWQDVFLPLSDTCLLPNGETTNRWPGHRNTQVITLPIIDSINPRPPFLPLALPEDLAPRLNVLHGDPVVWWIGQFLKYMLRPQPATSNKLDEYAKKVKFQKPIVGVHIRRTDKVGTEAAFHKLDEYMVHVEQYYKYKELTDKIDKKRVYLATDEPKLFSEAKRKYPEYEIVGDEDISKTASISKRYSDQSLSGIITDIHFLSLSDYLVCTFSSQVCRVAYEIMNSLHPDASTLYTSLDDIYYYGGQKRRLHVAVLPHKANGPHEMNLLVGDEIAVAGNHWDGYSKGTNLRTKESGLYPTFKVSPKIETAPFASYPDVTLSTNELQEQKR